A stretch of DNA from Patescibacteria group bacterium:
GTTTGTTTAGGATTTAGGGTTTCGGGTTTAGAATTTATTATTGTACAAGTCCCTTCCAACGAATGCCCCAGATTATAGAGGCTCAACGCGTTAAAAACAGTCTCCAGCGGATAGTGTTTGCCTAAATTTTTTTGCGGGGTAAAAGTTCTTCCACAGCTTTGACAGAGGTAAAGCTGAATTTTTTCGTACTTTTTTTGCCTAAAACCCCGCCTCACAAAGCTTTTGCTTTGGCAGTACGGGCAACAAAATGTGTCGTAGATTGGTTTTTTACTTTCCAAATGTTTGAAGGAATTATAGTCGTGCAATCTCATCTCTAAGCAAACTCAAAACCTCGCTTTTTAAAGCTTTTCTTATAGAAGAAAACCTTGCAAGAGGCATTAACATGTTTAGATCTTCATCAATTACCGAAGAGGTAACCTTTGATTCAACGAATTCTTTAAGTTTTTTTAAATAATCCAAAGTGTTCAAAGAAGTCCTTTGCTCAATCACTTTTTTGTTGTAGGGATATCCGTTGACAAAAAAATAATATATATCGTATATATCTCTACCTGCCACGGTCCCGTGTTTAGTGTAGCGATCCAGAACCGCCACCAATTTGTGAGCAAACATAGTATCTATTGTTTGACAAGTAAGATATCTATCAATATCCGCTAAATAAGTGGGTTTAAAAACATCAGAATCTAAAGCGAATCCAACGGCGTCAAATTTTAAAGTGTTGCGCAACTCTTTTGGAGCTGAATATTTTAACACATACTGTACCGTGGACTTGTTTCTGTTTTTAATGTTAAAATCTAGTTTTTTAAAAATCTCTTCCAGCGCCGTCCTTACAAAGTCTTTTGGAGTTTCTTGCTTTAAGTCAAAATCCAAATCAACGGAAAACCTGTCCAAATAATCTTGCATAGCGGCGCATGTCCCCCCTTTAAATATAAGAGCTTTGGAAAGTTGAGGGCTGTCCGCAATTTCTATTAGTATTTTGTGTAACTGGCTCCTATGCAAAGCTTCTTTTGGACTTGGTAAAATCATATATACCCCACCTCCTTTTGGATGGTTTTGACTCTTTCCCAGTCAATGGCGTTTCTTAAGTCAAAATGATATTTGGAGTTAAAATAAAGCATATCCGCAACCGCTCTCTCGGGACTGGCTTCTTTGTAGTTTTGTTGTTCCAAGATACCTGCGCTTTGGAATAAAAAGGCAGGTTTTAATTTCCGACTAATAAATGATGTTCCGTTAATATTAATTTTTTTATTCTTTGATGAACAAAAGGTGAAATGTGGGACACTTTGGAAGATGATGCCGTCTTTTGCTAACACTGATTCTGTGCTTAGGTAGCAGTAATCGTGGATTGCGGAAGTTCCTAATTCTGTGGCGTTAATAGTGTTTAATTCCACAGTGGAGTAGAATCCGCGATATATCTGAATTAAGTAACCCTTTTTTAAATACCTGTTGATTGTTGAATACAAGGTGTTTTTATTGTTTATGTTCCACAATAATTCAAGATCTTGGGTGTGGAACAGCTTTTTCGATTGTTTAAGCAGAACATCTAGTTTGTTTATACTTTGCATATATGAATAGTATACTACAACCAACAGAACTTTACCACACTGCAATCCAATACAATTTTTGCTCCGCCGTTGGCGCAGTCCCCTATTGATCAATAGAAATTATCTATGGTAATCAATTTTACTTTAGCATTGGGATACCTGTTATTAAAAGCGGAGCAAGCCCTTCCTTTTGCGGTTTTTATTTCGCAGGCAATTACTTCTTCGCCTTGATGTAAAACAAGATCAACCTCGGCTCCTTGAACAGTGCGCCAAAAAGCTAATTTATATCCCGCGTTGCTGTATACATTGTGTTTTAATATTTCGCCGATGACAAAATTTTCAAACATCGCTCCAAAATCCCTTCGTAAAAATGGATTGGAGAAATCTTCTATTACGGCATTTCTCAATCCAAGATCATAAAAATATATTTTTGGCGCCTTGCCTATTT
This window harbors:
- a CDS encoding type IV toxin-antitoxin system AbiEi family antitoxin domain-containing protein, translating into MQSINKLDVLLKQSKKLFHTQDLELLWNINNKNTLYSTINRYLKKGYLIQIYRGFYSTVELNTINATELGTSAIHDYCYLSTESVLAKDGIIFQSVPHFTFCSSKNKKININGTSFISRKLKPAFLFQSAGILEQQNYKEASPERAVADMLYFNSKYHFDLRNAIDWERVKTIQKEVGYI
- a CDS encoding nucleotidyl transferase AbiEii/AbiGii toxin family protein; the protein is MILPSPKEALHRSQLHKILIEIADSPQLSKALIFKGGTCAAMQDYLDRFSVDLDFDLKQETPKDFVRTALEEIFKKLDFNIKNRNKSTVQYVLKYSAPKELRNTLKFDAVGFALDSDVFKPTYLADIDRYLTCQTIDTMFAHKLVAVLDRYTKHGTVAGRDIYDIYYFFVNGYPYNKKVIEQRTSLNTLDYLKKLKEFVESKVTSSVIDEDLNMLMPLARFSSIRKALKSEVLSLLRDEIARL